From the genome of Trypanosoma brucei brucei TREU927 chromosome 11 chr11_scaffold01 genomic scaffold, whole genome shotgun sequence:
CACGCCGTCCAGACATCCTTCAAATACCGTTCATCAGTTGCGAGTTTCTCAAGCAATGCCGTCGCCTCATCCTCCTTCATTGCACCATATTTCTGCGCGATGTCCAGTAGCTGCCTCTCGACATCCCTCGCCATATTCTTTGCATCCCCGCATACGTaaacatttcctcctctgctgATTATTTCCCATACTTCCTTCCCGCGTGCCGCTAAGCGGTGCTGCACATAAACTTTATCCGCTTGTTCTCTGCTGTAAGCAACATCCCGCACGGAGAGTGCCCCATTCGATAGACACTTCTCCATAAAGTCGGCATATATATGATCCTCCTCACGCCTCCTGCaaccaaaaaacaaaagtgcaTCACCAACTTTGTTACCCTTTTCCAGCCACGCGCTACGGCGGTGGAGAAATCCAATAAAAGGCGCTACACCCGTGCCCGGGCCAATCATGATGATTGGTCGATCCTTAGCTCGAAGCGGAAGGTGGAAGTTAGATTTTCGCACAAACACGGGAATGTTTTGACCCACGGCTGCCTGCTGAAGCAAATTCGTGCAGAGGCCACCCTCGACCACAGCAACAGTAATGGCCACACTCGTCGGGTGGGTCAGAGAATCAgacgaaatggaaaaatacCGTGGGGCAATCCGCGGCATCATCTCCAAGAAGAAACTCAGCGGGGGAGACATCGACTTGAATCGCTGCAAAAAGCCAAGGACAGTCCTTAACTCCAAAACAAGCTTGCCATACGCCTCCACCGACTCGGGTTCAGTACTCAGCAGTTTTAACAAGGTGTCCTTTTCAACGGGATCAGTGCAATGGTGGGCGAAAGCACGCAAAGTAGACTTCTTGGGGGGCCCGGCAAGATCGATGTACCATGTGAGTGCAGTGCGAATTGACACGCGACAAGGAAAAACGTTCTTGCCAGTTGCTCTGTTCTGCAGCGAGATGACCTGACTTGATTCTTGCTCGCTCACGCCCAACACCCGCAGATAAGTGTTCACCATTTCGCTGGGGTTACTAGGAAGAACACCGAGGTGGTCACCAGCCTGGTAGGAGATAACAGTTTCTGATGTATCAAACTCAATTAACCTTGTACTTCTTCCGGTAGCATTGCTCAGCAGCTCCTTGTTCACCTTCACTGGTGCCCAAGAAGGCAATCGTTGTGTTGGTTCCAACACTGACGCGAGCTTGGGGAACGGCAACGGGGCCTCTTCCGGAGGTCCCCATAATTTCATTCGGCATTCGGGTGCCACGGGTTCGGTTGAGTTCGATTTCAGTACTAGAGAAAGTGCGCGTCCCAAGACTGGCCAGAGGTTGTGACACCAGTTATCAAATTCTTCTTCGATGCTATTTCCACAGTCGCCATAACCGAGGGGATAGAAACGTTGAGCACCTAACTCAGACATGCGGCGGTCCACCGTgatgccttcacggcaaaaGAACTTGTATTGCCGGTCCCCGAGGGCAAACACTGTGTATTTCACCCCACTTAATTCCTCTCCCACTGCACGGGAGTCGTCTACCAACCACTCATGGAACCCGACCATGGTGTCCGTGGGTTCACCCTCACCATACGTGGCGCAGATAATAATGACATATTTTTCCCCTGCCAAGTCGGACGGACGATAATTTTCCACGTCAGCAAGTTTCATAGGGACACCCAGTCTCAAGCCCTCTCGCGTAACAGTCTTAGCAAACATTTCAGCAGTACCTGTTTGCGAGCCGAAGAGAACGCGAACGTCGACTCGAGAAGACGGTTGTGAAGGATATTGAGCAACCCCTACAACCTGTGGTGCGGCGGTTTTCCCCCTACCCCCACCACCGCGTATGAAAACCCCGGCAACGAACCATGCAAGGACCGCGATAATGGCGGTGGATATCACGAGGAAAATCATGAGATACAACGCCAactatatataaaaataaccTTAAAACGAAACgcgcgcgcacacacacacacacactcacaatgtTTGTGATCGCTAACCCGACTCCGAAtacgaaagagggaaagagagaatgGGGAAATTGAGCGACAACTTCACACCACTTTCGTGCCGCCACAAAAAACACCAGTCGGCGCGTTACCCCACATTAGTGTCCATATTTCGTGTGTTTCTTGCTCGCTTTCACGCACCGACGAATCTCAATGCCGTGAATACTCCTGTTGGGAACAGTGCGTGCTGAACCTGCATTAACATAATTCCAAGGAACCCCCAAGAACAGGAGAAACCCCCTCTTCAAACCAACTCCCGTCCTCATCATCTACTCGTGTTGGCACCCATGACCGTAAGGCGGGAACCTAACGAATTCAAAACagcctcctcccccccccccccagtgTACACGGATGGGGGCACGTTTATGTAGTGATAGGGTTTGAAATGGATAACGTCGTGTGCCGATCCAGCCCACCTCGTTTCTTTCCTGGTTGGAGCGGAAAAAGCGATGGACCCATGACGGTGGACAAACACACCCACAGGCCCCGTGCAGCACCGCGCGGCCGCTCAGAGCCGTGGAGAAACAGTTTGGTTGATACAATTTCCAAACAACGGTCGCTATAAAGCAGAAATGTGTCACATGTGCAAACCCAACGGTGTTGTTGATCAGTGAGAGCTTCGTCAGGGGTAGAGAGGGGTTGTCCGGTAATGCAGGGCATCGGCACTCCCTGTGGCGGGGCCTCAGGTTCAGTTCGACAACCGACATGCAGTAGTTACAAATGATATGACGCGATACGTACGTTTGGCATACAGGCGCACAACGAGAGGGGGCCACGAACGGTGCGAGCGTTTCCTTTACCGTTTTACTTCGAACCCCTTTCGTTTTTGCTCCGTTTCCCATATCAGCTCTCGTTACTAGCGCCAGTCTACCGAACAGTTCGTGCGAAGTCGCCATGAACCAGTCTAGAAATGGGAACACTCAAAAGTGTCGTTCTCCCCTCTCCAAGATGTGTATTTCGCAACGAACGTTGCCCCCAGAAGCCATCTGCTGTTTTCATTAGGTTCCATTACCTTTGGCGTGCTCGGTCCAGTGAATTCGCTTTTCTCGTCTCTGCACACCCACCCACTGGGCAGCTTCACCTGCTTCTCCTTCGACGTCGTGCGGCTACGCAACGCCTGTGGAGTAACGGCCCTTTTTCTTCGGTTATGGCGAACTGAGCTCCCGCTGTGAGGTCATGGGGGGAGCATTAGCCcattccctctccctcatcGGCTCCTTGTGCTGCTTGCGCCTTCACTGAGCCGGCACATCCAATTCGCTCCTATCTTCACGTTGTCCACCCTAGTCCTCATGCTATTTATTACTCAGCACCCGCAGCGGTTAAAGTTTcgccctccttttccttgcttcttcTATTCCGCCTTTTCCTATCCGCTCGCCGCTTCTTTCGACGGTTCGCGCGTTTTTCGGCGTCCCTGCATCCTTTATCGTTCACTGCACTTTCGTCCGAATGATTGTCTAATTCTGCTGTGCGTTTGGGGAGTTTCagccccttccctttccgccCTTCTAGCGTGCCCGAAACACCGTCAGTATTACGATGTCCATCAAGATCGTCCAGCTTTGCCGCCTTCTTCTTCGACTGCCGCGAGCGCTTGCGCCGCTTTCCTCCACCGCTTTCGCCTTGTCCACCACCTTCTCGGGGCGGCGTTTTCGTCGTCCCCGAGCTGACTTCCCGCCTCTGTAAACCTGCCCCCGTCTGCCCCACCGATGTCAACTTCCCTGCATCGTCTTCAGTCCATTCTCGCACAAGTATCTTCATCGGTTTGGCGTTGGCAGGGGCAcctgctttcttttcattcttgCGCCGGCAGCTGGACCCTTTCTTCTTGCGTTGGTCCACGCCGGAAACCAAATACTTTACGAGATTTGAAATTTGTTTGCCCTCGCCCTCCTGTGACccttgttggtgttgttcccgCAGCGATGTAGCGGCGGCGCCAGCCTGATGGGTTGTAGCCCCGTCCCCAGTATTCCCCCCTTCATGCATCCATCCTTTCGACATGTTATTACCAGCCGTCAACACCTCCCTGTTGCTTCCCAGCGCAGATACGCAAAAGGCTCTGTAGTTGTCGTCATCTTCGATGGATCCGGCACTAATACTGCGCAACCTATTGACCCAATCCTCTGACACACCCCTTTTACTACGCATGCCCGAGGGGATTCTAAGACAAACAGGCGAGAGTTCCACGGTGGATTCCATTACGTTGCAGGTGCCAGCATCACCGGAGTGAACCACTTTTCCGTCGAAGGTATCAGCCACAATCTCGAGAGCGCGATCGCACATCGCGAGGTTGCTGTCGGCCTGCTGGCGTGCCGTCGGTTGTATCGTAACGACTGCTGTGGAGGGAATGGGGGGCAGGACGCCTTGTTGAGGACGCCCGGGGATTACGTACACCGTCGTTACCTCCTCCACACTATCAGTGGGGCAACCCTCAACGATGATCCGAGTGATGCTTTCGGCGGTTGTATCATGAGGAAGATGCCGTACTAACAGACGGATGGGGTAGCGTCGAGTCGTTGGTGGTGTCATATTTGCGTGACTCCTCCACCTGCAATGGCCAAATTCTATGGTTGCTACTGTTAGTGTTATGCGCTGTTAGTAATACAACGTGAAGAAGGTAAACAtggttttctttcccttttttcttttctttcgtgCTCTTAGCGTACTTACCACGACATTCGTAACAGATATGAAAATTCGTGCAGGCTACGGCCACCATCCCgtatcaaaaagaaaaacaaaaacagtcaTGTCCTGGGGTGAGCACgagaaaacaagcaaaaaaaatggtgataCACAACTCCCCACCAATCCACACATAGGTCCCTCCCGCCCCTTCAGTTACGACGTGAAACCTTCTCTTTCCATCTCACACACGCGTGCGCTCCATGAGTGTAACAACTCGCGTGAAGTGAGAAGCCCAAACAgacactttaaaaaaaaaaaatgaaaatcaGTGTACAAAAACACGATTTTCTCGTGTAATCCATCAGAACCACGGACTACGCTGCAAAGCGCATCCCACCTATTTCTTCCCCAACCACAAAGAGGTCTTCCTCACCTGCATCTGGTACACACGGGAAGACATCCATTTCTTCGTACCTTTCTCTGTACTCCCCAACATGAGAAGCAGAAGGCATAGCTGAAGCACTTGCGCCTGTGGCCGGGGCTACAGTATGTCCATTTAAGGTGCCAATGAAAGTGAACCCCCGGACCCCGTTCGGTCGCTCTGCGACGCGAGACATCACTTCCACACCATCATTCGCCAGGGATACGGCGGGAGCAACCGCTTTTGATGTCTCGTGATGTGACTTAAGAGACCTTATGCCATTTTGGCCCTTTCTTCTGACCTCAGCAAGCACCTCAGCAGGATACAAAAAACCATCATGCTCCGCTAGATTTGGTGAAGTCACCTGCGATGCGGCAGGGTTACAACACTGATGCGTGTTGCCTCGACCCGGCCGACCGAAGCGCTCTTCAGCAACTACGCAGCTATCACTGGACGTAGTTGAATTACTAGAAACATACTCATACCCCGAGGACCCCTCGTCATCAATAAGTAAGGATGGCCACGTTGTGAGTGTTGACGACTCCGAGTCACAACCTATACCATCACCACTATCAGAGAGAAGCACTACATCTCCGGTGCTGGGTTTCGGTGCCGTCCAGTCCTCGTCGTCATCTAAGAGCAACCGACGTCCCTGTACGACCGTTGTCGTAAGCGGCCGTGGCGATTTCGGTACTGATCTGCGGTGTCGCTTAGGTGGTGTTTCACACGGTGGTTTTGGCGCCTCGAACGATAACAACGCCTGTTCATTTGCGTCCTTGGTAACACTCGATCGGCTGCCTCCACGCACTGCTGTTTCCCTCCGAACTCCGGTTGAAGGGCGCGCGACAGGCGCAGGTACATCCACAGACGACATTGCCTTTATTTCATCCCAAAGGCGGTGCGCCTGCACACCCCTGTAAGTTCGGCCGTTGTAGTGTAACTGCCGTCGGCCCCTCACGGTGCTCCAGCTATGGGGAAATGGCATGCCGTTTCGTTGCAGAGGAAGTTTAACACCTTTGCTGCTACCTTTGTTACCCCGATGACGAGTTGTGCGACTCACTGGCTTTTTGCCTGCTTTTTTGCTGCCTCGGCCTCGGTTATTTGAGGGTTGAGTCGACCTCCTACTCCTCCATTCGCCTTCAGCTACATGGCTTTCAGCGACAGTTGGTGAGAAACTCGTGACATTGTTACTTTTTCcggaagcttcggtgtcgaTGGGGACCGCGTCCCACAAGACGGTATCTGACGGCTTTTCACT
Proteins encoded in this window:
- a CDS encoding NADPH--cytochrome P450 reductase (similar to NADPH--cytochrome P450 reductase (EC 1.6.2.4) (CPR) (P450R)(Fragments). (Swiss-Prot:P19618) (Salmo trutta)); protein product: MIFLVISTAIIAVLAWFVAGVFIRGGGGRGKTAAPQVVGVAQYPSQPSSRVDVRVLFGSQTGTAEMFAKTVTREGLRLGVPMKLADVENYRPSDLAGEKYVIIICATYGEGEPTDTMVGFHEWLVDDSRAVGEELSGVKYTVFALGDRQYKFFCREGITVDRRMSELGAQRFYPLGYGDCGNSIEEEFDNWCHNLWPVLGRALSLVLKSNSTEPVAPECRMKLWGPPEEAPLPFPKLASVLEPTQRLPSWAPVKVNKELLSNATGRSTRLIEFDTSETVISYQAGDHLGVLPSNPSEMVNTYLRVLGVSEQESSQVISLQNRATGKNVFPCRVSIRTALTWYIDLAGPPKKSTLRAFAHHCTDPVEKDTLLKLLSTEPESVEAYGKLVLELRTVLGFLQRFKSMSPPLSFFLEMMPRIAPRYFSISSDSLTHPTSVAITVAVVEGGLCTNLLQQAAVGQNIPVFVRKSNFHLPLRAKDRPIIMIGPGTGVAPFIGFLHRRSAWLEKGNKVGDALLFFGCRRREEDHIYADFMEKCLSNGALSVRDVAYSREQADKVYVQHRLAARGKEVWEIISRGGNVYVCGDAKNMARDVERQLLDIAQKYGAMKEDEATALLEKLATDERYLKDVWTA